From a single Cupriavidus taiwanensis LMG 19424 genomic region:
- a CDS encoding MarR family winged helix-turn-helix transcriptional regulator, with product MPNLSPATGAENAPVDLETRADQTEHEALRLWLRLLTCTNLIEADIRSRLRQDFACTLPRFDLMAQLDRHPEGLKMGELSRRMMVTGGNVTGITDQLQQEGLVSREALPTDRRAYLIRLTPAGRAAFSRMARAHEDWIGQLFSGLAETDRRALFRLLGRLKSGLISP from the coding sequence ATGCCCAACCTGTCTCCCGCCACCGGCGCCGAGAACGCGCCGGTCGACCTTGAAACCCGCGCCGACCAAACCGAGCACGAGGCCCTGCGGCTGTGGCTGCGGCTGCTGACCTGTACCAACCTGATCGAGGCCGATATCCGCTCGCGGCTGCGCCAGGATTTTGCCTGCACACTGCCCCGCTTCGACCTGATGGCGCAGCTCGACCGCCATCCCGAGGGCCTCAAGATGGGCGAGCTGTCGCGCCGCATGATGGTGACCGGCGGCAACGTCACGGGCATCACCGACCAGTTGCAGCAGGAAGGCCTGGTTTCGCGCGAGGCCCTGCCCACCGATCGGCGCGCCTACCTGATCCGCCTGACGCCGGCCGGGCGCGCCGCGTTCTCGCGCATGGCGCGCGCGCATGAGGACTGGATCGGGCAACTGTTCTCGGGCCTGGCCGAGACCGACCGGCGCGCCCTGTTCCGACTGCTTGGCCGGCTCAAATCCGGCCTGATCTCGCCATGA
- the ftsL gene encoding cell division protein FtsL, whose product MNRLTFFLLAALILCALSLVSAQHQARTLFVALERAQTEEKQLDIDWSRLQYQQSALGKSARIADAARAQLKMAPVNPGKTQYLSGIVLPPAPSAPASAAEAR is encoded by the coding sequence ATGAACCGCCTGACCTTCTTCCTGCTGGCCGCGCTGATCCTGTGCGCGCTGTCGCTGGTCAGCGCGCAGCACCAGGCGCGCACGCTGTTCGTCGCGCTCGAGCGGGCCCAGACGGAAGAGAAGCAGCTCGATATCGACTGGTCGCGCCTGCAATACCAGCAGAGCGCGCTGGGCAAGAGCGCGCGCATTGCCGATGCAGCGCGTGCGCAGCTGAAGATGGCGCCGGTCAACCCCGGCAAGACCCAGTACCTGTCCGGCATCGTGCTGCCGCCGGCACCGTCCGCGCCGGCCAGCGCAGCGGAGGCGCGCTGA
- a CDS encoding TetR/AcrR family transcriptional regulator translates to MSIAPRSEPLAPPLSAPPEPQPARPPIAERQEARRRQILDTAAQLFYSKGYPGMTMNDLCRALGVTKPAVYYYFTDKYEIFDILCRESAQTCLPVIRETADPAQPVQARLHACLLEMARRCIACHVPATLSFRDRQYLRPDTVAWLDSMARDFYRDLYALLDEGRREGVFAFGDARVTAHAIGSVVGFLYTWHEPGRTDPETLAQELAASMMKLVLPSGG, encoded by the coding sequence ATGTCGATTGCTCCCAGATCCGAACCGCTGGCGCCGCCGTTGAGCGCGCCGCCGGAGCCCCAGCCGGCCCGCCCGCCGATCGCCGAGCGCCAGGAGGCGCGCCGCCGGCAGATCCTCGATACGGCCGCGCAGCTTTTCTACAGCAAGGGCTACCCCGGCATGACCATGAACGACCTGTGCCGCGCGCTGGGCGTGACCAAGCCGGCGGTCTACTACTACTTCACCGACAAGTACGAGATCTTCGACATCCTGTGCCGCGAGTCGGCGCAGACCTGCCTGCCCGTGATCCGCGAGACCGCGGACCCGGCGCAACCCGTGCAGGCCCGCCTGCATGCCTGCCTGCTCGAGATGGCGCGGCGCTGCATCGCCTGCCATGTGCCGGCCACACTGAGCTTTCGCGACCGGCAGTACCTGCGCCCGGACACGGTGGCCTGGCTCGACAGCATGGCGCGCGACTTCTATCGCGACCTCTATGCCCTGCTGGACGAAGGCAGGCGCGAGGGGGTGTTCGCCTTTGGCGACGCACGCGTGACCGCGCATGCCATCGGCAGCGTGGTTGGCTTCCTCTACACCTGGCACGAACCCGGGCGCACCGACCCCGAAACCCTGGCGCAGGAACTCGCGGCCAGCATGATGAAACTGGTGCTGCCCAGCGGCGGGTGA
- a CDS encoding aminopeptidase, protein MTRPRGRRGWAALLAAAALSAVVLSTAGCEAIGYYAQSIGGHLGVMAQAQPLTDAIASARDANDARLAQRLALAGRMRDFASRELKLPDNGSYRRYANLHRPYVVWSVFATPELSMELRKWCFPIVGCISYRGYYAQSDAEQYAQGLRRDGLETYVAGVPAYSTLGYFDDPLLNTFVYLPEGELARLIFHELAHQVVYVRNDTAFNESFATAVEAAGVERWLDQDASEDARTSYRQYDARRQQFRALLLGTRDRLVALYQTPLDDAAKREGKAKIFADLRAGYARLRAEWGGYSGYDRWFDQPLTNAHLAAVATYQQWVPAFTALLARCDGDWQRFYAEARRIGALPAREREAALRQLAPPATRTNTLTAGGKAAVN, encoded by the coding sequence ATGACGCGGCCGCGCGGGCGCCGCGGCTGGGCGGCACTCCTGGCGGCGGCGGCGCTGTCGGCGGTGGTGCTGTCGACGGCGGGATGCGAGGCGATCGGCTACTACGCGCAGTCGATCGGCGGGCATCTGGGCGTGATGGCCCAGGCCCAGCCGCTGACCGACGCGATCGCCAGCGCGCGCGACGCCAACGACGCGCGCCTGGCCCAGCGGCTGGCGCTGGCCGGCCGCATGCGCGACTTTGCCTCGCGCGAGCTGAAGCTGCCCGACAACGGCAGCTACCGCCGCTACGCCAACCTGCACCGGCCCTATGTGGTGTGGAGCGTGTTCGCCACGCCGGAGCTGTCGATGGAACTGCGCAAGTGGTGCTTCCCCATCGTCGGCTGCATCAGCTACCGCGGCTACTACGCCCAGTCAGACGCCGAGCAGTATGCGCAAGGCTTGCGCCGCGATGGGCTAGAGACCTACGTGGCAGGCGTCCCCGCCTATTCGACCCTGGGCTATTTCGATGACCCGCTGCTCAATACCTTCGTCTACCTGCCCGAGGGCGAGCTGGCGCGGCTGATCTTCCATGAGCTGGCGCACCAGGTGGTGTACGTGCGCAACGACACCGCCTTCAACGAGTCCTTTGCCACCGCGGTGGAAGCGGCCGGCGTGGAGCGCTGGCTGGACCAGGACGCGTCGGAGGACGCGCGCACCAGCTATCGCCAGTACGATGCGCGGCGCCAGCAGTTCCGCGCGCTGCTGCTGGGCACGCGCGACCGGCTGGTGGCGCTGTACCAGACTCCGCTCGACGACGCGGCCAAGCGCGAGGGCAAGGCGAAGATCTTTGCCGACCTGCGCGCCGGCTATGCGCGGCTGCGCGCGGAGTGGGGCGGCTACAGCGGCTACGACCGCTGGTTCGACCAGCCGCTGACCAACGCCCATCTGGCGGCGGTGGCGACCTACCAGCAATGGGTGCCGGCCTTCACCGCGCTGCTGGCGCGCTGCGATGGCGACTGGCAGCGCTTCTATGCCGAGGCGCGCCGCATCGGCGCGCTGCCCGCCCGCGAGCGCGAGGCGGCATTGCGCCAGCTGGCGCCGCCGGCGACCCGCACCAACACCCTGACCGCGGGCGGCAAGGCCGCGGTCAACTAG
- the mraZ gene encoding division/cell wall cluster transcriptional repressor MraZ: MFQGASALSLDAKGRMSIPSRHREALQQQAEGRVTLTKHPDGCLLLFPRPEWETFRTRIAALPMDAHWWKRIFLGNAADVEMDGAGRVLIAPELRSAAMLDKEVMLLGMGSHFEVWDAATYAAKEQQAMAQGMPEALKNFSF, from the coding sequence TTGTTTCAGGGAGCATCGGCGCTGTCGCTGGATGCCAAGGGGCGGATGTCCATTCCGTCGCGGCATCGCGAAGCGCTGCAACAGCAGGCCGAGGGCCGGGTGACGCTGACCAAGCACCCGGATGGCTGCCTGTTGCTGTTTCCCCGGCCCGAGTGGGAGACCTTCCGCACGCGCATTGCAGCGCTGCCGATGGATGCGCACTGGTGGAAGCGCATCTTCCTGGGCAACGCTGCCGACGTGGAAATGGACGGCGCGGGCCGGGTGCTGATCGCACCGGAGCTGCGCAGTGCCGCCATGCTCGACAAGGAAGTCATGCTGCTCGGCATGGGCAGCCATTTCGAAGTGTGGGATGCCGCGACCTACGCCGCCAAGGAACAGCAGGCGATGGCGCAGGGCATGCCCGAAGCATTGAAGAATTTCTCTTTCTGA
- a CDS encoding porin has product MKKSLLALAALGAFAGAAQAQSSVTLYGVVDANIEYVSNMSSVTPSAANGLAVGPAENVFRLTSGGLSGSRWGLRGVEDLGSGLKALFVLESGFGLDDGRSQQAGRLFGRQAYVGMESDRVGRFTFGRQYTTLFDMMANFSPTGYATQYEPVVAQLGLNFRSDNTAKYTGKFGPVTAIAHWSFGNGVAGGGEVPGQFRRDTGYGAGLSWAAGPFGISAAYDQYNPTLNAAGGTGDFKKAAVAASYAFGPAKLMAGYRWGMNKAANDNNILKDNYYWVGANYQVSPALGLTLAYFYDDVKNLNLAANGATNNIKNPWQISFVADYNLSKRTDVYLTTAYAKNAGVNFDTSAISFANGYFLGTGKDNMVAVAVGVRHKF; this is encoded by the coding sequence ATGAAGAAATCGCTTCTGGCGCTGGCAGCGCTTGGCGCATTTGCTGGGGCGGCGCAGGCCCAATCGAGCGTGACCCTGTACGGTGTGGTGGATGCCAACATCGAATACGTGAGCAACATGTCCAGCGTCACGCCGTCGGCCGCCAACGGCCTGGCCGTCGGCCCGGCGGAAAACGTCTTCCGGCTGACCTCGGGCGGCCTGTCCGGTTCGCGTTGGGGTCTGCGCGGCGTGGAAGACCTCGGCAGCGGCCTGAAGGCCCTGTTCGTGCTCGAAAGCGGTTTCGGTCTCGATGATGGCAGGTCGCAGCAAGCCGGCCGACTGTTCGGTCGTCAGGCTTACGTCGGCATGGAAAGCGACCGCGTTGGCCGCTTCACCTTCGGTCGCCAGTACACCACGCTGTTCGACATGATGGCCAACTTCTCGCCGACCGGCTACGCCACCCAGTATGAACCGGTGGTGGCACAGCTGGGCCTGAACTTCCGCTCGGACAACACCGCCAAGTACACCGGCAAGTTCGGTCCGGTGACCGCGATCGCCCACTGGTCGTTCGGCAACGGCGTCGCCGGCGGCGGCGAGGTGCCGGGCCAATTCCGCCGCGACACCGGCTACGGTGCCGGCCTGTCCTGGGCGGCAGGTCCGTTCGGCATTTCGGCGGCCTACGACCAGTACAACCCGACCCTGAACGCCGCCGGCGGTACCGGCGACTTCAAGAAGGCCGCCGTCGCCGCCAGCTATGCCTTCGGCCCGGCCAAGCTGATGGCCGGTTACCGCTGGGGCATGAACAAGGCCGCCAACGACAACAACATCCTGAAGGACAACTACTACTGGGTCGGCGCGAACTACCAGGTCAGCCCGGCCCTGGGCCTGACGCTCGCCTACTTCTACGACGACGTCAAGAACCTGAACCTTGCTGCCAACGGCGCCACCAACAACATCAAGAACCCCTGGCAGATCTCGTTTGTCGCCGACTACAACCTGTCCAAGCGCACCGACGTCTACCTGACCACCGCCTACGCGAAGAACGCCGGCGTCAACTTCGACACCTCGGCCATCAGCTTCGCCAACGGCTACTTCCTGGGCACGGGCAAGGACAACATGGTCGCCGTCGCCGTCGGCGTGCGCCACAAGTTCTGA
- a CDS encoding long-chain fatty acid--CoA ligase, translating to MERIWLKHYPAGVPAEIDASQFRSLAALLEASFHSYADRKAFICMDKAITYGELDRLSGHFAAWLQSRGLRPGARVAIMMPNVLQYPVVLAAVLRAGFVVVNVNPLYTPRELEHQLKDSGAEAIVILENFAATLQQVLPRTPVKHVVVASMGDMLGGLKGAIVNFVVRNVKKMVPAWELPHCVRFNSVLAEGRKLTLQPATTGPDDIAFLQYTGGTTGVSKGAVLLHRNVVANVLQSEAWMQPALNKGAHIDQPITITALPLYHIFALTVCCLLGMRSGGTSVLIPNPRDIPGFIKELQKYKFNMFPAVNTLYNALLNNPEISKVDFSGLRVANGGGMAVQEAVARQWLAKTGCPIIEGYGLSETSPSATCNPTDTDAFSGTIGMPLPSTEVVIRDDDGNDVPLGQPGEICIRGPQVMAGYWNRPDETAKVMTPDGFFKTGDIGVMDERGYTRIVDRKKDMILVSGFNVYPNEVEGVVAECPGVLEVAAVGVPDTHSGEVVKLFVVKKDPALTEADVIEFCKERLTGYKRPKYVEFRTELPKTNVGKILRRELRDSRQAA from the coding sequence ATGGAAAGAATTTGGCTGAAACACTACCCGGCCGGCGTCCCTGCCGAGATCGATGCCAGCCAGTTCCGCTCGCTCGCTGCGCTGCTCGAGGCGTCTTTCCACAGCTATGCCGACCGCAAGGCCTTTATCTGCATGGACAAGGCCATCACCTACGGCGAACTGGACCGGCTCTCTGGGCATTTCGCGGCGTGGCTGCAGTCGCGCGGGCTGCGTCCCGGCGCCCGCGTGGCCATCATGATGCCCAACGTGCTGCAATACCCGGTGGTGCTGGCCGCGGTGCTGCGCGCGGGCTTCGTGGTGGTCAACGTCAATCCGCTCTATACCCCGCGCGAGCTCGAGCACCAGCTCAAGGACAGCGGCGCCGAGGCCATCGTGATCCTGGAGAACTTTGCCGCGACGCTGCAGCAGGTGCTGCCCCGGACCCCGGTCAAGCACGTGGTGGTGGCCAGCATGGGCGACATGCTGGGCGGGCTGAAGGGTGCGATCGTCAATTTCGTCGTGCGCAACGTGAAGAAGATGGTGCCGGCGTGGGAGCTGCCCCACTGCGTGCGCTTCAACAGCGTGCTGGCCGAAGGCCGCAAGCTGACGCTGCAGCCGGCCACCACCGGCCCCGACGACATCGCGTTCCTGCAGTACACCGGCGGCACCACCGGGGTGTCGAAGGGCGCGGTGCTGCTGCACCGGAACGTGGTCGCCAACGTGCTACAGTCCGAGGCGTGGATGCAGCCGGCGCTGAACAAGGGCGCCCATATCGACCAGCCCATCACCATCACGGCGCTGCCGCTGTACCACATCTTCGCGCTGACGGTCTGCTGCCTGCTGGGCATGCGCAGCGGCGGCACCAGCGTGCTGATTCCGAATCCGCGCGACATCCCGGGCTTCATCAAGGAGCTGCAGAAGTACAAGTTCAACATGTTCCCGGCCGTCAACACGCTCTACAACGCGCTGCTCAACAACCCCGAGATCAGCAAGGTCGATTTCTCCGGGCTACGCGTGGCCAACGGCGGCGGCATGGCGGTGCAGGAGGCGGTGGCCAGGCAATGGCTGGCCAAGACCGGCTGCCCGATCATCGAGGGCTACGGCCTGTCCGAGACCTCGCCCTCGGCCACCTGCAACCCGACCGATACCGATGCGTTCTCCGGCACCATCGGCATGCCGCTGCCGTCGACCGAGGTCGTGATCCGCGACGACGACGGCAACGACGTGCCGCTGGGCCAGCCCGGCGAGATCTGCATCCGCGGCCCGCAGGTGATGGCCGGTTACTGGAACCGCCCGGACGAGACCGCCAAGGTCATGACCCCGGACGGCTTCTTCAAGACCGGCGATATCGGCGTGATGGACGAGCGTGGCTACACCCGGATCGTCGACCGCAAGAAGGACATGATCCTGGTGTCGGGCTTCAATGTGTATCCGAACGAAGTCGAGGGCGTGGTGGCCGAGTGCCCCGGCGTGCTGGAAGTGGCTGCGGTGGGCGTGCCCGACACGCACTCGGGCGAGGTGGTCAAGCTGTTCGTGGTGAAGAAGGATCCCGCGCTGACCGAGGCCGATGTCATCGAGTTCTGCAAGGAGCGCCTGACCGGTTACAAGCGGCCCAAGTACGTCGAATTCCGCACCGAGCTGCCGAAGACCAACGTCGGCAAGATTCTGCGTCGCGAGCTGCGCGACAGCCGCCAGGCAGCCTGA
- a CDS encoding Bug family tripartite tricarboxylate transporter substrate binding protein gives MQTTRRRVVALLLSAGIGALAGQPALAADPYPAKPIRLVVPFAAGGTTDILARAVAAELAKLPGWNVVVDNKPGAGGNIGADIVAKAAPDGYTLLMGTVGTHGINQSLYGKLPFDPIKDFAPITEVAAVPNVLVLNPAFAQQNKIDSVKDLIAYARANPGKINMASSGNGTSIHLAGELFKTQTRTFMVHFPYKGSGPALTDLAGGTMQVMFDNLPSSMALIKSGKLKALAVTSAKPSPALPGVPTIAQAAGLPQYEASSWFGMLAPAGTPPDVIQRIQHEVAKALGAPAVRERLQAQGAEPVGNTPEQFAAFIRAETAKWAKVVKDSGAKVD, from the coding sequence ATGCAAACCACTCGCCGGCGCGTCGTTGCGCTGCTGCTGTCCGCCGGCATCGGCGCGCTTGCCGGCCAGCCGGCGTTGGCCGCCGACCCGTATCCGGCCAAGCCGATCCGGCTGGTGGTGCCCTTCGCCGCCGGCGGCACCACCGACATCCTGGCGCGCGCGGTGGCGGCCGAGCTGGCCAAGCTGCCGGGCTGGAACGTGGTGGTCGACAACAAGCCGGGCGCGGGCGGCAATATCGGCGCCGACATCGTCGCCAAGGCCGCGCCCGACGGCTACACGCTGCTGATGGGCACCGTCGGCACCCATGGCATCAACCAGTCGCTGTACGGCAAGCTGCCGTTCGACCCGATCAAGGACTTCGCGCCGATCACCGAGGTGGCGGCGGTGCCCAACGTGCTGGTGCTCAATCCGGCGTTTGCGCAGCAGAACAAGATCGACAGCGTCAAGGACCTGATCGCCTATGCGCGCGCCAATCCGGGCAAGATCAACATGGCCTCGAGCGGCAACGGCACCTCGATCCACCTCGCCGGCGAGCTGTTCAAGACGCAAACCCGGACCTTCATGGTGCACTTCCCGTACAAGGGCAGCGGACCCGCGCTGACCGATCTGGCGGGCGGCACCATGCAGGTGATGTTCGACAACCTGCCGTCGTCGATGGCGCTGATCAAGAGCGGCAAGCTCAAGGCGCTGGCGGTAACCAGCGCCAAACCATCGCCGGCGCTGCCGGGCGTGCCGACCATCGCCCAGGCCGCCGGCCTGCCGCAGTACGAGGCCAGTTCATGGTTCGGCATGCTCGCGCCGGCGGGCACGCCGCCGGACGTCATCCAGCGTATCCAGCACGAAGTGGCCAAGGCGCTGGGCGCTCCGGCGGTGCGCGAACGGCTGCAGGCACAGGGGGCCGAGCCGGTCGGCAACACGCCGGAACAGTTCGCCGCCTTCATCCGCGCCGAAACCGCCAAATGGGCCAAGGTGGTCAAGGACTCGGGCGCCAAGGTGGATTGA
- the rsmH gene encoding 16S rRNA (cytosine(1402)-N(4))-methyltransferase RsmH, protein MSPTGTPATPALQHRTVLLDEAVDALVWRPDGVYVDGTFGRGGHSRAVLARLGPDGALVAFDKDPAAIAEAGTIKDARFSIEHASFAAMAERLAGRGHVAGVLLDLGISSPQIDEAARGFSFRFEGPLDMRMDTTRGITAAQWLAQADEQDIARVIRDYGEERFAVQIAKAIVARRSESGDGGPVATTADLAALVAKAVKTREKGQDPATRTFQALRIHVNQELEDLERGLKAAYDLLQVGGRLVVISFHSLEDRIVKRFMAAHARPQQDADPALRRAPLRAADLPQPTLRLLGRYKPGAEEVAANPRARSAVMRVAEKLAPAGGGARA, encoded by the coding sequence ATGAGTCCTACCGGAACCCCGGCAACCCCCGCCTTGCAGCATCGCACCGTGCTGCTGGACGAGGCCGTCGACGCCTTGGTCTGGCGGCCCGACGGGGTGTATGTCGACGGCACCTTCGGCAGGGGAGGGCACAGCCGGGCGGTACTGGCCCGGCTGGGGCCAGACGGGGCCCTGGTTGCGTTCGACAAGGACCCAGCAGCAATCGCAGAAGCGGGCACCATCAAGGATGCCCGCTTCTCCATTGAGCACGCGAGCTTTGCGGCCATGGCCGAGCGCCTGGCGGGGCGCGGCCATGTCGCCGGCGTGCTGCTCGACCTGGGGATCAGCTCGCCCCAGATCGATGAGGCGGCGAGGGGGTTTTCCTTTCGTTTCGAGGGCCCGCTGGACATGCGCATGGACACCACGCGCGGCATCACCGCCGCGCAGTGGCTGGCGCAGGCGGATGAGCAGGACATTGCCAGGGTGATACGAGACTATGGGGAAGAACGGTTTGCTGTACAGATTGCAAAGGCGATTGTTGCTCGCCGGAGCGAATCCGGCGATGGCGGACCCGTCGCCACTACTGCCGACCTTGCCGCGCTCGTGGCGAAAGCCGTCAAAACACGCGAGAAGGGTCAGGACCCTGCGACCCGCACCTTTCAGGCTCTACGGATTCACGTCAATCAAGAGCTTGAGGACCTCGAAAGAGGGCTGAAGGCGGCCTATGACCTGCTGCAGGTAGGGGGACGCCTGGTGGTGATCAGTTTCCATTCGCTGGAGGACCGCATCGTCAAGCGGTTCATGGCGGCGCATGCCCGTCCCCAGCAGGATGCCGACCCGGCGCTGCGCCGCGCGCCGCTGCGCGCGGCCGACCTGCCGCAGCCGACGCTGCGCCTGCTTGGCCGCTACAAGCCCGGCGCCGAAGAGGTGGCCGCCAACCCGCGCGCGCGCTCGGCGGTGATGCGCGTGGCCGAGAAGCTGGCCCCGGCCGGCGGAGGTGCGCGCGCATGA
- the coq7 gene encoding 2-polyprenyl-3-methyl-6-methoxy-1,4-benzoquinone monooxygenase yields the protein MDTLIKEFDVALRAIAGATRSARANPADRLAPDTEQMSAEERRHVAGLMRINHVGEVCAQALYQAQKLTARNGAVRAQMDAAAREEEDHLAWCAERLRELGSRPSLLNPLWYAGAFAIGWVAGRAGDRVSLGFVAETERQVEHHLGGHLDRLPESDSRSRAILEQMRDDEIRHGDAAREAGGMPLPAPVRALMRGASRVMTTAAYRI from the coding sequence ATGGATACCCTGATCAAAGAATTCGACGTGGCCCTGCGCGCCATTGCCGGCGCCACGCGTTCGGCGCGCGCCAACCCGGCTGACCGGCTGGCGCCGGACACCGAACAGATGAGCGCCGAGGAGCGCCGCCATGTGGCCGGCCTGATGCGCATCAACCATGTCGGCGAGGTCTGCGCGCAGGCCCTGTACCAGGCGCAGAAGCTGACCGCGCGCAACGGCGCCGTGCGCGCCCAGATGGACGCCGCCGCGCGCGAAGAGGAAGACCACCTGGCGTGGTGCGCCGAGCGTCTGCGCGAGCTGGGTTCGCGCCCCAGCCTGCTCAATCCCCTTTGGTACGCCGGCGCCTTCGCCATCGGCTGGGTCGCCGGGCGCGCCGGCGATCGCGTCAGCCTTGGCTTCGTGGCCGAGACCGAGCGCCAGGTCGAGCACCACCTCGGCGGACACCTGGACCGCCTGCCCGAATCCGACAGCCGCTCCCGCGCCATCCTCGAACAGATGCGCGACGACGAGATCCGCCACGGCGACGCCGCGCGCGAGGCCGGCGGCATGCCCCTGCCGGCGCCGGTGCGGGCGCTGATGCGCGGCGCGTCGCGCGTGATGACCACCGCCGCCTACCGCATCTGA
- a CDS encoding peptidoglycan D,D-transpeptidase FtsI family protein, which translates to MSMARPNPPRRDRNGTASRPRSGQFAASPVLGLRLPMWRSKLVVFLMFAAFVALAVRAAWIQGPGNQFYEAEGKKRFQRTLELPATRGKILDRNGLVLATSLPVKAIWAVPEDVPNQVEAAKIRQLARLLGMSEKELGKKLSEDKGFVYLKRQVLPDVADKIAALKIEGIHQTREYKRFYPEGEAMAHIVGFTNVEDRGQEGVELARESGLAGRAGARQVIKDRLGRVVEDIGVLKTPRDGEDIQLSIDAKIQYLAYNELKAVVDKHKAKAASAVVLDAQTGEVLALANWPTYNPNDRTRLSGEQLRNRVLTDTFEPGSMMKPITVALALQLKRVSPSTVIATTGKYNFEGATITDTHNYGALTVTGVIQKSSNIGTTKIAMMMKPQEMWDMYTSIGLGQAPKIGFPGAVAGRVRPYKSWRPIEQATMSYGYGLSVSLFQMAHAYTIFAHDGELIPVTMFRTNGPATGERILSPQVARDVRAMMETVTAPGGTAPEAQVMGYRVGGKTGTAYKHEGRGYNRSKYRASFIGLAPMSNPRIIVAVSVDEPTAGSHYGGLVAGPAFAAITGGTLRALNVQPDSPIRQLVVSDKVQESEPWSSTQ; encoded by the coding sequence ATGAGCATGGCCCGCCCCAACCCGCCCCGCCGCGACCGCAACGGCACCGCCTCGCGCCCGCGCAGCGGCCAGTTCGCCGCCAGCCCGGTGCTGGGGCTGCGCCTGCCGATGTGGCGCTCCAAGCTGGTGGTGTTCCTGATGTTCGCCGCGTTCGTCGCGCTGGCGGTGCGCGCGGCCTGGATCCAGGGGCCTGGCAACCAGTTCTACGAGGCCGAGGGCAAGAAGCGCTTCCAGCGCACGCTGGAGCTGCCGGCCACGCGCGGCAAGATCCTCGACCGCAACGGCCTGGTGCTGGCCACCAGCCTGCCGGTCAAGGCGATCTGGGCGGTGCCCGAGGACGTGCCCAACCAGGTCGAGGCCGCCAAGATCCGCCAGCTGGCCCGGCTGCTCGGCATGTCCGAGAAGGAACTGGGCAAGAAGCTGTCCGAAGACAAGGGCTTTGTCTACCTGAAGCGCCAGGTGCTGCCCGACGTCGCCGACAAGATCGCCGCGCTGAAGATCGAAGGCATCCACCAGACCCGCGAATACAAGCGCTTCTACCCGGAAGGGGAGGCGATGGCGCATATCGTCGGCTTCACCAACGTGGAGGACCGCGGCCAGGAAGGCGTCGAGCTGGCGCGCGAGAGCGGCCTGGCCGGCCGCGCCGGTGCGCGCCAGGTGATCAAGGACCGGCTCGGCCGCGTGGTCGAGGACATCGGCGTGCTGAAGACCCCGCGCGACGGCGAGGACATCCAGCTGTCGATCGACGCCAAGATCCAGTACCTGGCCTACAACGAGCTCAAGGCCGTGGTCGACAAGCACAAGGCCAAGGCCGCCAGCGCGGTGGTGCTCGACGCCCAGACCGGCGAGGTGCTGGCGCTGGCCAACTGGCCCACCTACAACCCCAACGACCGCACCCGGCTGTCGGGCGAACAGCTGCGCAACCGCGTGCTGACCGACACGTTCGAGCCCGGCTCGATGATGAAGCCGATCACGGTAGCGCTGGCGCTGCAGCTCAAGCGCGTGTCGCCGTCGACGGTAATCGCCACCACCGGCAAGTACAACTTCGAAGGCGCGACCATCACCGATACCCACAACTACGGCGCGCTCACCGTCACCGGCGTGATCCAGAAGTCGTCCAACATCGGCACGACCAAGATCGCGATGATGATGAAGCCGCAGGAAATGTGGGACATGTACACCAGCATCGGCCTGGGCCAGGCCCCCAAGATCGGCTTCCCCGGCGCGGTGGCCGGGCGCGTGCGCCCGTACAAGAGCTGGCGCCCGATCGAGCAGGCGACCATGTCGTATGGCTACGGCCTGTCGGTGTCGCTGTTCCAGATGGCGCATGCCTACACCATCTTCGCGCACGACGGCGAACTGATCCCGGTGACGATGTTCCGCACCAACGGCCCCGCCACCGGCGAGCGCATCCTGTCGCCGCAGGTGGCGCGCGACGTGCGCGCGATGATGGAAACCGTGACCGCGCCCGGCGGCACCGCGCCCGAGGCGCAGGTGATGGGCTACCGCGTCGGCGGCAAGACCGGCACCGCCTACAAGCATGAAGGGCGCGGCTACAACCGCAGCAAGTACCGCGCCTCGTTTATCGGCCTGGCGCCGATGTCGAACCCGCGCATCATCGTCGCCGTCAGCGTGGACGAGCCGACCGCCGGCAGCCACTACGGCGGCCTGGTCGCCGGCCCCGCGTTCGCGGCCATTACCGGCGGCACGCTGCGCGCGCTGAACGTCCAGCCCGATTCGCCGATCCGCCAGCTGGTGGTCAGCGACAAGGTGCAGGAAAGCGAACCGTGGAGCTCGACGCAATGA